The following proteins are encoded in a genomic region of Variovorax paradoxus:
- a CDS encoding aldo/keto reductase: MSQLRSLGRSGLLVSPLAFGGNVFGWTVDEATSFRLLDAWLDAGFNFIDTADVYSSWVPGHTGGESETIIGKWLKQSGKRNRVVLATKVGKPMGEGKVGLSPGYIREAVEASLQRLQTDFIDLYQSHDDDAATPLEDSLGAFDDLIKAGKVRAIGASNFSAPRLAEALDVSERLGIARYESLQPLYNLYDRAVFEDALEPLCVKREVGVINFYALAAGFLTGKYRTEADAAKSARGANTTKKYLNPRGLRILEALDKVAQQYNAKPGQVAIAWQIARPSVTAPIASATSIAQLEELVVATQLKLDAGTIQMLDRASDETPA; this comes from the coding sequence ATGTCGCAACTTCGCTCTCTGGGCCGCTCGGGCCTCCTGGTCTCCCCGCTCGCCTTCGGTGGCAACGTCTTCGGCTGGACGGTGGACGAAGCCACCTCGTTCCGCCTGCTCGACGCCTGGCTCGATGCGGGGTTCAACTTCATCGACACGGCCGATGTCTATTCGAGTTGGGTGCCGGGGCACACCGGCGGAGAGTCCGAGACCATCATCGGCAAGTGGCTCAAGCAGAGCGGCAAGCGCAACCGCGTGGTGCTGGCCACCAAGGTGGGCAAGCCGATGGGCGAAGGCAAGGTGGGCCTCTCGCCCGGCTACATCCGTGAAGCGGTGGAAGCCTCGCTCCAGCGGCTTCAGACGGACTTCATCGACCTGTACCAGTCGCACGACGACGATGCCGCCACGCCGCTCGAAGATTCGCTGGGCGCCTTCGACGACCTGATCAAGGCCGGCAAGGTGCGCGCCATTGGGGCCTCGAACTTCAGCGCGCCGCGGCTGGCCGAAGCGCTGGACGTGTCGGAGCGGCTGGGCATTGCGCGTTACGAGAGCCTGCAGCCGCTGTACAACCTGTACGACCGCGCCGTGTTCGAAGACGCGCTCGAGCCGCTGTGCGTGAAGCGGGAGGTGGGCGTGATCAATTTCTACGCGTTGGCAGCCGGCTTTCTGACCGGCAAGTACCGCACCGAAGCCGACGCGGCCAAGAGCGCACGCGGCGCCAACACCACCAAGAAATACCTCAACCCGCGCGGGCTGCGCATTCTCGAAGCGCTCGACAAGGTGGCCCAGCAGTACAACGCCAAGCCGGGTCAGGTCGCGATTGCGTGGCAGATTGCGCGGCCTTCGGTCACGGCACCGATTGCCAGCGCAACCTCGATCGCGCAGTTGGAGGAACTGGTCGTCGCCACCCAGCTGAAGCTCGATGCCGGCACCATCCAGATGCTGGACCGGGCGAGCGACGAAACGCCCGCCTGA
- a CDS encoding acetoacetate decarboxylase, producing the protein MNIEDVRRQAFAMPLTSPAFPRGPYRFVRREFLVITYRTDMDALRAVVPEPLEVVEPLVKYEFIRMPDSTGFGDYTESGQVIPVQLRTARGVEQGAYVHAMYLDDHPPIAGGRELWGFPKKLASPVLSYETDVIVGTLDYGKVRVAKATMGFKHRALDHPPVLAGIAQPNFLLKIIPHVDGTARICELVRYHMVDITLHGAWTAPASLELHPHALAPVADLPVRKVESAVHYIADMTLALGTVEHDYLA; encoded by the coding sequence GTGAACATCGAAGACGTACGGCGGCAGGCCTTCGCCATGCCGCTCACCAGCCCCGCCTTTCCGCGCGGACCGTACCGGTTCGTGCGCCGCGAATTTCTCGTAATTACCTACCGCACCGACATGGACGCGCTGCGCGCCGTGGTGCCCGAGCCGCTCGAGGTCGTCGAGCCGCTCGTCAAGTATGAATTCATCCGCATGCCCGATTCCACCGGCTTCGGCGACTACACCGAATCGGGCCAGGTGATTCCGGTGCAGCTGCGTACCGCCAGGGGCGTGGAGCAGGGCGCCTACGTGCATGCGATGTACCTCGATGACCATCCACCGATTGCCGGCGGCCGCGAGCTCTGGGGTTTTCCGAAGAAGCTCGCCTCGCCGGTGCTGTCCTACGAGACCGATGTGATCGTCGGCACGCTCGACTACGGCAAGGTGCGCGTGGCCAAGGCCACCATGGGTTTCAAGCATCGCGCGCTCGATCACCCGCCGGTTCTCGCGGGCATTGCGCAGCCGAATTTCCTGCTCAAGATCATTCCGCACGTCGACGGCACGGCCCGCATCTGCGAGCTGGTGCGCTATCACATGGTCGACATCACGCTGCACGGCGCGTGGACCGCGCCGGCCTCGCTCGAACTGCATCCGCATGCGCTGGCGCCGGTGGCCGATCTGCCGGTGCGCAAGGTCGAATCGGCCGTGCATTACATCGCCGACATGACGCTCGCGCTGGGTACGGTCGAGCACGACTATCTCGCCTGA
- a CDS encoding tripartite tricarboxylate transporter permease — protein sequence MSAALLQAFSMVFEPYTLLVMVLASFYGLFVGAVPGLSATMAVALLVPVTFFMPPIPAIAAMVTATAMAIFSGDIPGCLLRIPGTPASAAYTDEAFAMTRKGMAETALGAGLVFSAVGGLFGTVVLIVAAPALADFALNFSSFEYFWLVLLGLTCAVFITSDRPLKGMVTLLLGLLVACVGLGNPAGFPRFTLGNAEMTGGIGMIPMMIGMFAISEVIRFAVDTLPPGEIVVEKVGRVLSGQWALAKKYPVQILRGSVLGTAVGALPGAGADIAAWMSYAMSKKFSKEPEKFGTGHVEGIVESGSANNSALAGAWIPALVFGIPGDSITAIVIGVLYMKNLNPGPTLFTTNPQNIYAVFMLFIIANIIMIPLGILCIKVAKRILRVPRNVLMPLILLFCIVGAFAINNSLFDVGVMLAAGIVAYLLEENGFPIAPAILGVVLGGMLEENFITSMIKSDGNLAGFVSRPIAASLAAVVVLVWIAPLLKKLWSKGRRTASSTAA from the coding sequence ATGTCGGCAGCACTCTTGCAGGCTTTCTCGATGGTCTTCGAGCCCTACACCCTCCTCGTGATGGTGCTGGCCTCGTTCTACGGCCTGTTCGTCGGCGCGGTGCCGGGGCTGTCGGCCACCATGGCGGTCGCGCTGCTGGTGCCGGTCACCTTTTTCATGCCGCCGATTCCGGCGATTGCGGCCATGGTGACGGCCACCGCCATGGCCATTTTCTCGGGCGACATTCCCGGCTGCCTGCTGCGCATTCCGGGCACGCCCGCATCGGCCGCCTATACGGACGAAGCCTTCGCGATGACGCGCAAGGGCATGGCCGAGACCGCCTTGGGCGCGGGGCTCGTGTTCTCGGCCGTCGGCGGTCTTTTCGGTACCGTGGTGCTGATCGTGGCGGCACCTGCGCTGGCCGACTTTGCGCTCAACTTCAGTTCGTTCGAATATTTCTGGCTCGTGCTGCTGGGCCTGACCTGTGCCGTGTTCATCACCTCCGACCGGCCACTGAAAGGCATGGTCACGCTGCTGCTCGGCTTGCTGGTGGCCTGCGTGGGGCTCGGCAACCCGGCGGGTTTTCCGCGCTTCACTTTGGGCAACGCGGAGATGACCGGCGGCATCGGCATGATCCCGATGATGATCGGCATGTTCGCCATCTCGGAGGTGATCCGCTTCGCGGTCGACACGCTGCCGCCCGGCGAGATCGTGGTCGAGAAAGTGGGCCGCGTGCTTTCGGGCCAATGGGCGCTGGCCAAGAAGTACCCGGTGCAGATACTGCGCGGCAGCGTGCTGGGCACGGCGGTGGGCGCCTTGCCGGGCGCGGGTGCCGACATTGCGGCGTGGATGTCGTACGCCATGAGCAAGAAGTTCTCGAAGGAGCCCGAGAAGTTCGGCACGGGACACGTCGAAGGCATTGTCGAATCGGGTTCGGCCAACAACAGCGCGCTGGCCGGCGCATGGATTCCGGCGCTGGTGTTCGGCATTCCCGGAGACTCGATCACCGCCATCGTCATCGGCGTGCTCTACATGAAGAACCTCAACCCGGGGCCGACGCTGTTCACCACCAACCCGCAGAACATCTATGCGGTGTTCATGCTGTTCATCATTGCCAACATCATCATGATTCCGCTCGGCATCCTGTGCATCAAGGTGGCCAAGCGCATCCTGCGGGTGCCGCGCAACGTGCTGATGCCGCTGATCCTGCTGTTCTGCATCGTCGGTGCATTCGCCATCAACAATTCGCTGTTCGACGTGGGCGTGATGCTCGCGGCCGGCATCGTGGCCTACCTGCTCGAGGAGAACGGTTTCCCGATTGCGCCCGCCATCCTGGGCGTGGTGCTGGGCGGCATGCTCGAGGAGAACTTCATCACCTCGATGATCAAGTCCGACGGCAACCTGGCGGGCTTCGTGTCGCGGCCCATTGCCGCTTCGCTGGCGGCCGTGGTGGTGCTGGTGTGGATAGCGCCCTTGCTCAAGAAGCTGTGGAGCAAAGGCCGGCGCACCGCTTCATCTACTGCAGCTTGA
- a CDS encoding DUF924 family protein, whose product MNPADLPTAHDVVDFWRNAGPDRWFAKSDAFDAEFGGRFLAAHEAAARGELDHWARDAGGALALLVLLDQFPRNTWRGNARMLATDAKALAIARAAIEAGLDLKVDGELRRFFYLPFMHSESLADQERSVELNAALDANTQRFAVLHRDIIARFGRFPHRNKLLGRTSSAEEQRFLDEGGFAG is encoded by the coding sequence ATGAACCCTGCCGACCTTCCCACCGCCCACGACGTCGTCGACTTCTGGCGCAACGCCGGACCCGATCGATGGTTTGCCAAGAGCGACGCCTTCGACGCCGAATTCGGCGGGCGCTTTCTTGCCGCGCACGAAGCAGCCGCCCGCGGCGAGCTCGACCACTGGGCGCGCGACGCCGGCGGCGCCCTCGCGCTGCTGGTGCTGCTCGACCAGTTCCCGCGCAACACCTGGCGCGGCAACGCACGCATGCTCGCGACGGACGCCAAGGCCTTGGCCATTGCCCGCGCAGCGATCGAGGCCGGCCTCGACCTGAAGGTCGACGGCGAGTTGCGGCGCTTTTTCTACCTGCCGTTCATGCACTCCGAATCGCTGGCGGACCAGGAGCGCTCGGTCGAGCTCAACGCGGCGCTCGATGCCAACACCCAGCGCTTCGCGGTTTTGCACCGCGACATCATTGCGCGCTTCGGCCGCTTTCCACACCGCAACAAGCTGCTCGGGCGCACCAGCAGCGCCGAGGAGCAACGCTTTCTGGACGAAGGCGGTTTTGCCGGCTAG
- a CDS encoding chromate transporter, whose amino-acid sequence MSHMTIVMQWHDWLALFGQYLLLSLLSISGAITTVPDMHRYLVAQHGWLTDAQFSSSVAIAQAAPGPNVLFVALMGWNVGLNAGGGIGAGPGAWLLGFFGLLVTMVGIMLPSTTLTYLATRWGHRNRDRRGVRAFKQGMAPVVVGLLIATGWVLAAGNHSGDAPAWHLWLLSAVATLVVWRTRVHLLWLLGAGALLGAIGFV is encoded by the coding sequence ATGAGCCATATGACGATCGTGATGCAATGGCACGACTGGCTGGCGCTTTTCGGCCAGTACCTGCTGCTTTCGCTGTTGTCGATCAGCGGCGCGATCACCACCGTGCCCGACATGCACCGCTACCTCGTTGCGCAGCACGGCTGGCTCACCGACGCGCAATTCAGCTCGTCGGTGGCCATCGCGCAAGCCGCGCCGGGCCCGAACGTGCTCTTCGTCGCGCTCATGGGCTGGAACGTCGGGCTCAACGCGGGCGGAGGCATCGGCGCCGGGCCGGGCGCCTGGCTGCTCGGTTTTTTCGGGCTGCTGGTCACCATGGTCGGCATCATGCTGCCGAGCACCACCCTCACCTACCTTGCCACGCGCTGGGGCCACCGTAACCGCGACAGGCGCGGCGTGCGTGCCTTCAAGCAAGGCATGGCGCCGGTGGTGGTGGGCCTGTTGATTGCCACCGGCTGGGTGCTCGCGGCGGGCAACCATTCGGGCGACGCGCCCGCCTGGCACCTGTGGCTGCTGAGCGCGGTGGCGACCCTTGTCGTGTGGCGCACGCGCGTTCACCTGCTGTGGCTGCTCGGCGCGGGCGCGCTGCTCGGTGCCATCGGTTTTGTCTGA
- a CDS encoding YihY/virulence factor BrkB family protein, with product MVMQIRALFDLCKEAVASWSNDYAPSMGAALAYYTVFSIAPLLLIVIAVAGLVFGEEAARGEIFLQLSGLMGEQGAAAVQGMLQAVNKPTEGVVATVAGIGLLVIGATTVFGELQDALDRIWRAPARAKNKGLFNLLRVRLLSFSMIMGIGFLLMVSLVASAALAALGKWWSPVFGAWATLAQAVNFVFSFAMVTVIFAMIYKIMPRARVQWRDVWVGSAVTALLFTIGKHLIGLYIGKSSVASGYGAAGSLVVVLVWVYYSAQIFLLGAEFTWVYAKTYGSLKNARDSASANPSPTRSEPLLQR from the coding sequence ATGGTCATGCAAATTCGCGCACTCTTCGATCTCTGCAAGGAGGCCGTGGCCTCCTGGTCGAACGACTACGCTCCCAGCATGGGCGCCGCACTGGCCTACTACACGGTGTTCTCGATTGCGCCGCTGCTGCTGATCGTCATTGCCGTGGCCGGGCTGGTGTTCGGCGAGGAGGCCGCGCGAGGCGAAATCTTCCTGCAGCTTTCGGGCCTCATGGGAGAGCAGGGCGCGGCTGCCGTGCAGGGCATGTTGCAGGCGGTCAACAAGCCCACCGAGGGCGTCGTGGCCACGGTGGCCGGCATCGGCCTGCTGGTGATCGGCGCGACCACCGTCTTCGGCGAACTGCAGGATGCGCTCGACCGCATCTGGCGCGCGCCGGCCCGCGCAAAGAACAAGGGGCTGTTCAACCTGCTGCGCGTGCGCTTGCTGTCGTTCAGCATGATCATGGGCATCGGCTTCCTGCTCATGGTGTCTCTGGTGGCCAGTGCGGCGCTCGCCGCGCTGGGCAAATGGTGGTCGCCGGTGTTCGGTGCCTGGGCCACCCTGGCGCAGGCGGTGAACTTCGTCTTCAGCTTTGCCATGGTGACGGTGATCTTCGCGATGATCTACAAGATCATGCCGCGCGCCAGGGTGCAGTGGCGCGACGTGTGGGTGGGGTCGGCCGTCACCGCATTGCTCTTCACCATCGGCAAGCACCTCATCGGCCTCTATATCGGCAAGAGCAGCGTGGCTTCGGGCTACGGCGCCGCGGGCTCGCTGGTGGTGGTGCTGGTGTGGGTGTATTACTCGGCGCAGATTTTTCTTCTGGGCGCCGAGTTCACCTGGGTGTATGCCAAGACCTACGGCTCGCTCAAGAACGCCAGGGACAGCGCCAGCGCGAATCCTTCGCCGACCCGGTCGGAGCCGCTGCTCCAGCGCTAG
- a CDS encoding 3-hydroxybutyrate dehydrogenase, whose amino-acid sequence MQLKDKVAYITGSASGIGKEIAILFAQEGAKIIIADLNKEAADATAAELKATGAQAIGVAVDVTNEDQVNASVEEGAKAFGGIDILISNAGIQIVHPVEEFSFADWKKMLAIHLDGAFLTTKACLKHMYAQGRGGSVIYMGSVHSKEASLLKAPYVTAKHGLIGLAKTVAKEGAKHGVRANVICPGFVRTPLVEKQIPEQAKTLGITEEQVIKNVMLKETVDGEFTTTEDVARVALLFAAFPTNALTGQSLVVSHGWFMQ is encoded by the coding sequence ATGCAACTCAAGGACAAGGTCGCCTACATCACCGGCTCGGCCAGCGGCATCGGCAAGGAAATTGCCATCCTCTTCGCGCAGGAAGGCGCCAAGATCATCATTGCCGACCTCAACAAGGAAGCGGCCGACGCCACCGCGGCCGAGCTCAAGGCCACGGGCGCACAGGCCATCGGCGTGGCCGTGGACGTCACCAACGAAGACCAGGTCAACGCCTCGGTCGAAGAGGGCGCCAAGGCCTTCGGCGGCATCGACATCCTGATCAGCAATGCCGGCATCCAGATCGTGCATCCGGTCGAGGAGTTCAGCTTTGCCGACTGGAAGAAGATGCTAGCCATTCACCTCGACGGCGCCTTCCTCACCACCAAGGCCTGCCTCAAACACATGTACGCGCAAGGCCGCGGCGGCAGCGTGATCTACATGGGCTCGGTGCACTCGAAGGAAGCTTCGCTGCTGAAAGCCCCTTACGTGACCGCCAAGCACGGCCTCATCGGCCTGGCCAAGACGGTTGCGAAGGAAGGCGCCAAGCACGGCGTGCGCGCCAACGTGATCTGCCCGGGCTTCGTGCGCACGCCGCTGGTCGAAAAGCAGATTCCCGAGCAGGCGAAGACGCTCGGCATCACCGAAGAACAGGTCATCAAGAACGTGATGCTCAAGGAAACGGTCGACGGTGAATTCACCACCACCGAAGACGTGGCGCGCGTGGCGCTGCTGTTCGCGGCTTTCCCGACCAATGCGCTCACCGGCCAGTCGCTGGTGGTGAGCCACGGCTGGTTCATGCAGTAG
- a CDS encoding chromate transporter, with the protein MHPSPSGAAAPSDPPQPKSPRDLFVSFTWLALQGFGGVLAIVQREMVEKKRWLTPEQFLEDWAVAQVMPGPNVVNLALMIGDRYFGLRGGIAAVAGMLAIPLVVILMLAVLYAHYAGNPQVAGALRGMGAVSGGLIAATGIKLIPQLRKHPLGFAACLVFVALVFGAIALLKIPLGWVLLAVGGVACAWTWRRIAP; encoded by the coding sequence ATGCATCCGTCCCCCTCAGGCGCGGCAGCGCCGTCCGACCCTCCGCAACCGAAGTCGCCACGCGACCTTTTTGTTTCATTCACCTGGCTCGCGCTGCAGGGATTCGGTGGCGTCCTGGCCATCGTCCAACGCGAAATGGTCGAGAAAAAGCGCTGGCTCACGCCCGAGCAGTTTCTCGAGGACTGGGCCGTGGCCCAGGTGATGCCGGGCCCCAACGTGGTCAACCTCGCGCTGATGATCGGCGACCGCTACTTCGGACTGCGCGGCGGGATCGCCGCCGTGGCCGGCATGCTCGCAATACCGCTCGTCGTCATCCTGATGCTGGCCGTGCTCTATGCCCATTACGCGGGCAACCCGCAGGTGGCGGGCGCGCTGCGCGGCATGGGCGCGGTGTCGGGCGGGCTGATCGCCGCCACCGGCATCAAGCTGATTCCGCAGCTGCGCAAGCATCCGCTGGGCTTTGCCGCCTGCCTGGTGTTCGTGGCGCTGGTGTTCGGTGCCATCGCCCTATTGAAGATTCCGCTCGGCTGGGTGCTGCTGGCGGTGGGCGGCGTGGCGTGCGCATGGACGTGGCGGAGGATTGCGCCATGA
- a CDS encoding tripartite tricarboxylate transporter TctB family protein, whose protein sequence is MKFNDAVFGLILLALGALVLAVVRGYPGIPGQQVGPALFPGLIAVGLCVCGALLLVKGWRERQAMAWMRLGDWAASPRHLLSAALVIGSVVFYIVASERLGFLPTASISLAALMLAMRVPPGRAVLIALIASLLIHAAFYKLLRVPLPWGVLTPIAW, encoded by the coding sequence ATGAAGTTCAACGATGCGGTCTTCGGGCTGATCCTGCTGGCACTCGGCGCGCTGGTGCTCGCCGTGGTGCGCGGCTATCCCGGCATACCGGGCCAGCAGGTGGGGCCCGCGCTGTTCCCGGGTCTGATCGCCGTCGGCCTGTGCGTCTGCGGCGCCCTGCTGCTGGTCAAGGGCTGGCGCGAGCGGCAGGCCATGGCCTGGATGCGGCTTGGCGACTGGGCCGCTTCGCCGCGCCACCTGCTGTCGGCCGCGCTGGTCATCGGCTCGGTGGTGTTCTACATCGTCGCCTCGGAGCGGCTTGGCTTCCTGCCGACCGCGTCTATTTCGCTGGCGGCGCTGATGCTCGCCATGCGCGTGCCGCCGGGCCGCGCGGTGTTGATTGCATTGATTGCCTCGCTGCTCATCCATGCAGCGTTCTACAAGCTGTTGCGCGTTCCGCTGCCCTGGGGCGTCCTGACACCCATCGCCTGGTAA
- a CDS encoding tripartite tricarboxylate transporter substrate binding protein gives MRVRSSRFVSRRSFVTHAAGVAAGLALFAAAAPAAAQAYPSRPVTLIVPWGAGGGTDATARIIASLLEKELGQPITVVNRTGGNGVVGHSAIAAAPPDGYTLGMATVEIGMMHWQGLTQLTSTSYTPIGLANLDPAGIQVRADAPYKTVPELLAAIKASPGKLKASGTGQGGIWHLAIAGLLRDQKIDPAAVPWVPSNGAAPGLQDVVAGGVDIAPVSLPEARSLIDAGKVKSLAIMSDKPSALYPNVPTLKAAIGSDWSMAAWRGIVAPKGLPADVRDKLAGALKKVVASKEYTDFMASRGFGVIYAGPDEFAAYMAKSDAELGATMKAVGIVK, from the coding sequence ATGCGTGTTCGTTCGTCCCGTTTCGTTTCGCGACGCTCCTTCGTTACCCATGCCGCAGGCGTCGCGGCCGGGCTCGCCCTGTTTGCAGCGGCGGCCCCCGCGGCCGCGCAGGCGTATCCGAGCCGGCCTGTCACGCTGATCGTTCCCTGGGGTGCGGGCGGCGGCACCGATGCCACGGCCCGCATCATCGCCAGCCTGCTCGAAAAGGAATTGGGCCAACCGATCACGGTGGTGAACCGCACCGGCGGCAACGGCGTGGTGGGCCACTCGGCCATTGCCGCCGCACCGCCCGACGGCTACACCCTCGGCATGGCCACGGTCGAGATCGGCATGATGCACTGGCAAGGGCTGACGCAGCTCACAAGCACGTCGTACACGCCCATCGGCCTTGCCAACCTCGACCCGGCCGGCATTCAGGTGCGGGCCGACGCACCCTACAAGACCGTGCCCGAACTGCTCGCGGCCATCAAGGCCAGCCCCGGCAAGCTCAAGGCTTCCGGCACAGGGCAGGGCGGCATCTGGCACCTGGCCATTGCCGGCCTCTTGCGCGACCAGAAGATCGATCCCGCGGCCGTGCCGTGGGTGCCGAGCAACGGCGCGGCACCCGGCCTGCAAGACGTGGTCGCGGGCGGCGTAGACATCGCACCGGTCTCGCTGCCCGAGGCGCGTTCGCTGATCGACGCGGGCAAGGTCAAGAGCCTTGCAATCATGAGCGACAAGCCTTCGGCGCTTTATCCGAATGTGCCCACGCTCAAGGCGGCGATCGGCAGCGACTGGTCGATGGCGGCCTGGCGCGGCATCGTCGCCCCCAAGGGCCTTCCGGCCGACGTGCGCGACAAGCTTGCGGGCGCCCTCAAGAAAGTGGTGGCGAGCAAGGAGTACACCGACTTCATGGCGTCTCGCGGCTTCGGCGTGATCTACGCGGGGCCCGACGAATTCGCCGCCTACATGGCGAAGTCCGACGCCGAACTCGGCGCAACCATGAAGGCCGTGGGTATCGTCAAGTGA
- a CDS encoding CHRD domain-containing protein: MNRYGTLLRATLVAAVASAALAGCGMMSRSNTASFSGAMNAASEVPPNMTRGSGLAEAWLNRDTNVLKYKITYNGLSGPATAAHFHGPAPAGANAGVVLPFARAESPIEGQATLTPAQAADLIAGKWYANIHTAANPAGEIRGQMLPKM, encoded by the coding sequence ATGAACCGATATGGCACCCTTTTGCGCGCAACCCTCGTTGCCGCCGTGGCCAGTGCCGCGCTGGCCGGCTGCGGGATGATGTCCAGGTCGAACACCGCGAGCTTCAGCGGAGCGATGAACGCCGCCAGCGAAGTGCCGCCCAACATGACACGCGGCAGCGGCCTGGCCGAAGCCTGGCTCAACCGGGACACCAATGTCCTGAAGTACAAGATCACCTACAACGGCCTCAGCGGCCCGGCCACGGCCGCCCACTTCCACGGGCCCGCTCCCGCGGGCGCCAACGCCGGCGTGGTGCTGCCCTTTGCCAGGGCGGAGAGCCCGATCGAAGGCCAGGCCACGCTCACGCCCGCACAGGCAGCCGACCTGATCGCCGGCAAGTGGTACGCCAACATCCACACCGCCGCCAATCCGGCCGGCGAAATCCGGGGCCAGATGCTGCCCAAGATGTGA
- a CDS encoding patatin-like phospholipase family protein: MTTTKKKTPREPRAARKTTLNPFAARREDMRAARKALVLQGGGALGAYQAGVYAALSETDLQPHWIAGVSIGAINAALIAGNAPGKRVERLREFWHLVSSGPAQRLPSWLGDRATQNQWSAAMATLVGIPGFFEPRYSPALLMGAAAPLLSYYDTAPLKLTLERLIDFDRINACEARFSVGAVDVRTGNSVYFDNTRQRIGPEHIMASGALPPGFAPVTIDGDDYWDGGIVSNTPLQYVLDIHPRSEPLVVLQVDLFNARGEMPRTLSGVLERQKDITYSSRTRMNTDALAANLNLQQAIADLITKLPASLRNDPSVLAVQSQLTHEPIDIFHLIYRDKPYEAESKDYEFSRAAVEEHWEAGARDMRTTLAHPETLRSDATVNGVTTFDLGEHGSGRVKRPGLSR; this comes from the coding sequence ATGACAACGACGAAGAAGAAGACGCCCCGGGAGCCCCGTGCCGCACGCAAGACCACCCTCAATCCCTTCGCGGCGCGCCGCGAAGACATGCGCGCCGCGCGCAAAGCCCTGGTGCTGCAGGGCGGAGGCGCCCTCGGCGCCTACCAGGCCGGCGTGTATGCCGCGCTCAGTGAAACCGATCTGCAGCCGCACTGGATCGCCGGCGTCTCGATCGGCGCCATCAACGCGGCGCTGATCGCGGGCAACGCCCCCGGGAAACGGGTCGAGCGGCTGCGGGAGTTCTGGCACCTGGTGTCTTCCGGACCGGCGCAGCGCCTGCCCTCGTGGTTGGGCGACCGCGCCACGCAGAACCAGTGGAGCGCCGCCATGGCGACGCTGGTCGGCATTCCCGGTTTTTTCGAGCCGCGCTATTCGCCCGCGCTGCTGATGGGCGCCGCGGCACCGCTTCTGAGCTACTACGACACCGCGCCGCTCAAGCTCACGCTCGAGCGCCTGATCGACTTCGACCGCATCAACGCCTGCGAGGCGCGGTTCAGTGTGGGAGCGGTCGACGTGCGCACCGGAAACTCGGTGTACTTCGACAACACGCGCCAGCGCATCGGCCCGGAACACATCATGGCCAGCGGCGCGCTGCCGCCGGGCTTTGCGCCGGTCACCATCGACGGCGACGACTACTGGGACGGCGGCATCGTCTCGAACACGCCGCTCCAATACGTGCTCGACATCCATCCGCGCTCCGAGCCGCTGGTGGTGCTGCAGGTCGATCTCTTCAACGCGCGCGGCGAGATGCCGCGCACGCTGTCGGGCGTGCTGGAGCGGCAGAAGGACATCACCTACTCGAGCCGCACCCGCATGAACACCGATGCGCTGGCCGCCAACCTGAACCTGCAGCAGGCCATTGCGGACCTGATCACCAAGCTGCCGGCCAGCCTTCGCAACGATCCGAGCGTGCTTGCGGTGCAGTCGCAGCTGACGCACGAGCCCATCGACATCTTTCATTTGATCTACCGCGACAAGCCCTACGAGGCCGAATCGAAGGACTACGAGTTCTCGCGCGCCGCCGTCGAAGAACACTGGGAGGCCGGCGCGCGCGACATGCGCACGACGCTGGCGCATCCCGAGACGCTGCGCAGCGACGCCACCGTGAACGGCGTGACCACCTTCGATCTCGGCGAGCATGGCTCGGGCCGGGTCAAGCGTCCGGGACTGTCCCGCTGA